One segment of Gemmatimonadota bacterium DNA contains the following:
- a CDS encoding esterase-like activity of phytase family protein, protein MARSHARIAALLPLVAACAPVPAIPPVPDAGARRVPVPRVAELTTVAGVPVGQGGFGSALAVAGGAWYFLTDRGPNVDLPTEDHKLFAQPGYAPTIGAFRWRDGALEPVRRIALHLPDGRPLSGLPTPKGMGASGEVAVGVDGAQLPPDSNGVDTEGLAVLPDGSFWVSEEYRPSLLHVGPDGTVRERIGPFAGAGRHLPAVLAARRSNRGMEGLALVPGSATLAGLMQGPLDNPKAAGRRSRALRLVMFDTRSGTSRQLVYLLEAPGHRITEIAAVSATRFLVVEIDGKVPGHATDPARFLRIVQVDLAGATDVSDPADGPRGRLFGGRTLEELDADSLAAAGIVPVRKAPLVDLLDPAIAYPYDKPEGLVVVDARTLALVNDDDFGVDADGRGGLGPKRGAGGGVVGNELWLLHLPAPLEGAR, encoded by the coding sequence GTGGCCCGATCCCACGCCCGAATCGCCGCCCTGCTGCCCCTGGTGGCGGCCTGCGCCCCCGTGCCTGCCATTCCCCCCGTGCCAGACGCCGGCGCCCGGCGGGTCCCGGTGCCCCGCGTGGCCGAACTCACCACCGTCGCCGGCGTGCCGGTGGGGCAGGGGGGCTTCGGCTCCGCGCTCGCCGTCGCCGGTGGCGCCTGGTACTTCCTGACCGACCGCGGGCCGAACGTCGACCTCCCCACCGAGGACCACAAGCTCTTCGCGCAGCCCGGATACGCCCCGACCATCGGGGCATTCCGCTGGCGCGACGGCGCGCTCGAGCCGGTGCGGCGCATCGCGCTGCACCTGCCCGATGGCCGGCCGCTCTCGGGGCTGCCCACGCCCAAGGGCATGGGCGCCAGCGGCGAGGTGGCGGTCGGGGTGGACGGCGCGCAGTTGCCGCCCGATTCGAACGGGGTGGACACCGAGGGGCTGGCGGTGCTCCCGGACGGCAGCTTCTGGGTCTCCGAGGAGTACCGGCCATCGCTGCTGCACGTCGGCCCCGACGGGACGGTGCGGGAGCGGATCGGTCCCTTCGCGGGGGCGGGGCGTCACCTGCCCGCCGTGCTCGCCGCCCGGCGGTCCAACCGCGGCATGGAGGGCCTGGCCCTGGTGCCCGGGTCGGCCACCCTGGCGGGGCTGATGCAGGGTCCGCTCGACAACCCGAAGGCCGCCGGCCGCCGCTCGCGTGCCCTGCGCCTGGTGATGTTCGACACCCGGAGCGGCACCAGCCGCCAGCTGGTGTACCTCCTCGAGGCGCCGGGGCACCGGATCACCGAGATCGCGGCGGTCTCCGCCACCCGCTTCCTCGTGGTGGAGATCGACGGCAAGGTGCCGGGCCACGCCACCGATCCCGCGCGATTCCTGCGGATCGTGCAGGTGGACCTGGCCGGCGCCACCGACGTGAGCGATCCGGCCGACGGGCCGCGCGGCCGCCTCTTCGGCGGGCGCACCCTCGAGGAGCTCGACGCCGACAGCCTCGCCGCCGCCGGGATCGTCCCGGTGCGGAAGGCCCCGCTGGTGGATCTGCTCGATCCCGCCATCGCCTACCCGTACGACAAGCCGGAGGGGCTGGTGGTGGTCGACGCCCGGACCCTCGCGCTGGTCAACGACGACGACTTCGGCGTCGACGCCGACGGCCGGGGCGGTCTCGGACCCAAGCGGGGGGCAGGCGGCGGGGTGGTCGGAAACGAGCTCTGGCTGCTGCACCTGCCGGCCCCGCTGGAGGGTGCCCGCTAG